The Paenarthrobacter aurescens region GATCAACGGCCCGGGTGAACTGGCCCGCATCCACCTCTGCCTCAATCCCGGCTTCGATCCGGTCATTGATGACGATCCCTTTGGCAACCGCCTCCTGCTCGGCAATTCGGGTGGCTTTATCCAGCAGATGGGAGAGGTTGGCCGGTTTCCGCCTTATCTCAAGGTCCTCGGAGGCCACCAGCAAAAGATCGTTGATCAGGGTCAGCAACCGGTGCGCGTTACGCTCTATCACCTTCAAGAACGCCGGATTCGGTTCGTCGCCCATGAGCTGCAGGTAGCCGAGCATGGAGGTTAACGGGGTTCGAAGCTCGTGCGAGACGGTGGCCACGAACTTGTCCTTCGCTTCGAGCGCGGTAACCAACGCAGTGACGTCCGTGAAGGCCAGCACTGACCCTTTTGCCCGGCCGGCGTCGTCGTGAAATTGCCTGGCAGCGACCGAGAAAATCATCGGCCGTTCCTCACTGCCCACGCGTATCAGTTTGTTGGTAAAGCTGCGCCCGGACATGGCAAGTACTGCCGGGCTCTCGGCAAGCTCGGTTACGTCGTGGGCTTCGGCTGCGAAGAACGGATTGTTGCCGGGCAGCTGTTGGGCGGCTTTCCTGTCCGTTCGGAAACGGTGGTTGGTCAAAATGTCATCACCGGCGGCGTCCATTGCCCACACGCCCACGTTCACCGTTTCCAGCACGGCGTCCAAAAGCTGTTGATGGTCCTGGGTGGCCTTGTGCAGGCGTACGAGCTCCCTGTCTTTCTCTCTTTGAACGTCTCTGTGCCTGACCACCACACCTGCCACCAGATGGGCGGTCAGGGCAAAACCGGCCAGGATGACAGGAACAACAATCATCCGAATGAGCTCAGCTTGCGCCACCTCGTGCCCCAAGAGGTAGGGGGATGCGATGATCCCGCCGAGAGGGCCCAGGATAGCCAAAACCAAGCGTGTGGCACTAGCGCTTACGGCGAGCCAGATCACCGGGAAAACCATCAGAAGCGTGACAACGCTCAGGACGGGACCGCCGAGTTCCCGGGTAAGTCCAAGGACAAAGAAGTCCGTCATGGGAATGAGCACAAAGCTCCAGGGAGGAAGCCTGTTCCACGGCAAAGCGGCGCAGGCTGCAAACATCAGCACGTGAACCACCAGCATCAGCTGGAAGGCTGTGTCGGCCATCGTTTCGGGGCTGAAGAGGACAACAAAAAGGATGATCAAACCCATGGCCAACGTCAGGGGCAGCTGGCACACAACAATGGCTTTGCGTCTGCCGATGTTGCCGAAGAAATCATCCAATGGCATGAAAACGGATGTGTCCTGCATGATCGCCAGCCCTCTCCCCGGAAGCCGCCAAATGACAGGCTTGATGCCATTAGCCACAGCATACTCACCAGACCCTGCTGCGGCGGGGTTTGGCGCCACTTACAGGACCCCCGGTCCGCACATCCCGCGCGCATGTCCGACGTCACACAGGCCGGGATGTGGCACTTGCGGCGTGGAGGTTAGGTACCCATGCAGCCGCGAGCCTAGCCTAGAACCATGGCCAACAAGGGTAAGCAACAGTCCAGCGGGCGCCCATCAGCGCCGGCGAAGGGTGCTGCCCCCGTCAAAAGGCGACGGCCGAGCCCGGCCGTGTACCGCCGTCGTCGGCAAGTTGTCTTCGGCGCTCTGCTGCTGGTGATCGCCCTGATCGTGGCAGGCGTGGTGGGGCTCAGCGGCGCGCTGGGCGGGAACCCCGAACCACAGGCCGTCAGCACGGCCGATGCCTCAACGGCGCCCACACCCGGGACTACCCCCACAGGATCAGCGGCACCGTCGCCGTCGGCCTCGCCCGTGTGCGACCTCAACCTGATGACCGTGGCCGCCAAAACCGACAAACCGGCCTACGGCCCCGAGGAAAAGCCGCTGCTGACCATGACCATCACCAACGGCGGCACAGCCCCGTGTGAAGTCAACGTGGGCACCTCCCAGATGGAATACCTGCTGATGAGCGGCTCGGACCGGATCTTTTCCTCAAAGGACTGCCAGGCAGGCGGCGAGGACCTCATCAAGACCATCCAGCCGGGCAAGAGCGAAACCGCAAACTTTCCGTGGCAGCGCAACCGGACGTTGGAAGGCTGCGCCAGCATTGCCGCCACGCCGGGCGCCGGTGGCGCTTACTACACGTTCGAGGCACGCCTGGGAAACAAGGCAAGCCCCAAGGTCGCCTTCCAGCTGAACTAGCGTTTCCGTTGAGTTGAGGCCCGACGGCGGCGCTCGCCTTTAGAGGAAACGGTCCAGCAGGCTCGCCTCAGCCATGCGGCTCAAGCCCTCGCGGACTGTGCGGGCCCGCTGATCGCCGATTCCGTCCACGGTCATGAGGTCATCAATGGTGGCCGCCATGAGGTTCTGGAGCCCGCCGAAGTAGTCCACCAAACGGTCCGCCACAGCCTTCGGCACCGACTTCAGGCCGGACAGTAGACGGTAACCACGCGGCTGAACCACTGCGTCTAGCTGCTCAACCCCACCGGCGAAGCCAATGATGTGGGCAATGCGGCTGAGGTCGATCAGTTCCGTGGGACCCAGATTGAGGAGTGCTTGGACGGCTTCCTCGATTTCCTCGGGCGTAGCGTCCGGATCGGAGTAGTCGCGGATGATCACGTCGCTGCCCGGTCCGCGGCCCATGGTGAGTTCCTCTACCTGCAGGGACAGCAGCCGGCCGTCTTCACCGAGTTCCAGCACGTACTGGGCGATTTCCTCGGAGATGCGGCGAACCATTTCCTGGCGCTGCAGCGTGACGGCAACGTCCCTGACCGTGACCAGCGCCTCGATCTCCAGGGCCGAAAGAGAGCTGGTGACCTGGTCCAGGCGGGCGCTGTACCGCTCCAAGGTTGCCAAGGCCTGGTTGGCGCGGGCAAGGACCTTTTCGGAGCCTTCCAGGACGTGGCGCAAACCGTTTACGTAGAGGGCGATGATTTGCATCGATTGGCTGACGGAAATAACGGGAACACCGGTCTGGATGGCCACGCGCTCTGCCGTGCGGTGCCTGGTGCCTGACTCCTGGGTTTCGATGCTCGAATCGGGCACCAACTGGACTGCGGCCCGGACAATGTTGCTGGCATCCTTGTCGCAGATGATGGCGCCGTCCATCTTGGCCAATTCGCGGAGACGCGTTGGCGAGAAATCGATGCCGATGTCGAACCCGCCCGAACAGATGGAGTCGATGGTGCGGTCGTAGCCCAGCACGATCAGCGCGCCGGTGCGTCCCCGGAGAATGCGTTCCAGGCCGTCACGCAAAGGAGTTCCGGGTGCGACTCTGGCAAGGGTCGCCTTGAGCGACTCTTCCGGGCTCCGGGCCATAGGGTTTCCCTTCGAAGGTGCAAGCCATGGCTCACAGACAAGCTGAATCCGGCGTCAGTGCGCTTAACAAAAATGCCCACATGACGACAAGCTCAATGATAGGGCTTCCAGGCGCCGTTAACCGCACCAGCAAGCCCCAAAGTGGGTCATTTCGTGATGTTCAGCGATGCCTTGAAAGTGCTTTGGCGGCCGTTTGTTGGAAACCCTATTTCCATCAACCGGCCGCCATGCCGCTAGCGCTGGCCGCGGCTAAGACCTGTCAGCAAGGCGTTGCGGGTTTCCTGCCACAGCCCTTGGATGCCTGGTGCAGCCGCGTTTTCTTCCAGATATTTAATCCAATCGCCGTACTCGCTAATGTCCCGCGCGCCTTCGGCCGCCACGGAATCGCAAGCGAATCCCACTGCCGTGCTCCCATCATCCAATGTGATGGACCCCAGCAACATTGGTTCGGGCAACCCGGCCAGGAACGATCCCAGACCGGCCTCGGAAAGCAACCACCGCTCGGCCACCAAGGCGGTTCCCTGGTCAGAGCGAACCACGCCGGGCTTGGGCGGTGTGGTTTCCAGGGCCACCATTCGGTACCGGGCCGCAGTAACCACCCGGCCGTCCCAGAACGCTCCACGCCGCTCGAGTTCCGCAGCCAAGGGCTGGCCCTTCCGGTGGGCACCCACCACAACCAAGGGAACGACGGCGGCGCCCGCGGCAACCGGCCAGGGAACCACTGGCGCGGCAGACCGGGGGGCGGCAGCGCCGGCAGCGAACAGTCCCGGCTTCTCAGGGGTGAGTTCGATTCGCCCGGCAATGTCCGCGGCCACGCCGTCCTCGAACGCTCCGGCGATGACCGTCAGGCCGAACTGCGAGACGCCGCCCTCGTCCGTGACCGTACCTGCCGGCACCGCAACGGCACTGAGATCAAACAGGTTGCAGAAATTGGTGTACGTACCCATCCGGGAATTGACTCCCACGGGATCGGCCGCAACCTCGGCCAGCGTCGGATGAAAAGGAGCTGTTGGCACAACCAGGGCATCGAAGCCCTCCAATCGTTGCATCGCTTCAGTTCTGAGCTGTTCCAAGGTAGCGGTGTCCGTCACGTACCGGTGCGCGGGAACCTTACCCGCAGCGCTGATGATCCCCGCCACTGTGGGGTCGAGCGTGGCGGCAACCCCCTCCGACGCCACCGAGTCAATGAAGCTGCCGACGGCGGCATAGCGTTCGGCCACCAATCCGCCGTCGTACAGCAGCCTTGCTGCCTCGAGGAAAACGTCCAGTTCGATGGGTTCGGCCACCACCCCGGTGGAGCGCAGACGCTCTATTTGTGCCTCGAACTCGAGCACCCACGCCTCCGGAAGCGCAGGCAGGGCAGCGGGATAGGCCACTCGCGGCGAGGGCGGCGCAGCAAGCTTGACGTCCGCGGGCCAGGCGAGGCCCTTCCCGGCCATGATGCCCATGGCGAGCTCGGCAGTGGCGAGGTGGCGGGCGAAGATCGTGGCGGTATCCCAGGAACGGCACGCAGGAACCACGCCTTCGGTGGACACCACGCCGAGGGTCGGTTTGATCCCCACAATCCCTTGCAGAGCGGCGGGAATCCGTCCCGAACCCGCCGTGTCCGTCCCGATGGCAATGTCCACGAGGCCAAGTGCCACTGCTACTGCAGAACCTGAACTTGAGCCGCCGGAAATCCGGTCAGGTCGCCGTGAATCGCGCACAGCCCCATAGGGGCTGCGGGTACCCACCAGTCCCGTGGCGAACTGGTCCAGGTTGGTGGCCCCCAACACTAAGGCGCCCGCGGCGCGAAGCCGCGCGACCGGCACCGCATCCCCGGCGGGCGCTTCACCAAATCCGGGGCACGCCGCCGTCGTGATCAAACCGGCAACATGCACGTTGTTCTTCACGGCGAGCAGGAGCCCGGCAAGCGGCAGGTCCTCCCCGGCGGCCGCAGCGGCGTCGATCCGCGCCGCCTCTGCCAGCAGTTCATCCCGCCCCCGCAGGTGGATCCAGATTTCAGGACGGTCGACGGCGTCAATCGCCTCAAGTGCCGCAAGGACGCGTTCCGCTGTGGTTCCCCGGGAGGTGGTCATGATGCGCTTCCTTCCAGCACGAGTGCGCGTTCCCGAATGTCCACAGGCTCAAGCACCACCAGAGCCTCGCCTGCTACCACCTGCGCGCCGGCCGTGGGCAGGACTTGTTGGACCACACCATCCACCGGAGCTTGGATGACCGTCTCCATCTTCATGGCCTCCAGGGAAACCAACGACTGGCCGGCCGTCACCACGTCGCCAGGTTCCACGTCCACTTTCCACACACTTGCGGCGAACGGGGACGTGACCAAGGTGCCGCCGTCGGGAATCACCACGTCGTCCACCGGCGGGGCCAAGGAAACAGCCTGCTCTGCGCGATCGAACTCGCCGGCTTCCTCCCACGCCTGACGTTCAACGGCGAAGGCGGCTGACTGGGTTTCACGGAACTCCGCAATGGAGACGCTGTTGCGTTCCAGGAAGTCTTCATGCTCGGCCAGCGAGAAAGTCCCTTCCGTGATCTCCACACCCCGGCCCCTGCCGGCAGCCATGTCCGCCCGGAGATCCAACAGTTCCTCAGGGCTGACGGGGTACCAGGAAATACGGTCGAAGAACCGGAGCAGCCACGGGGAACCCGGCTCAAAGGGTGCGGCATCCGCGTAGCGCGACCATACTTGCGTGGTCCGCCCAACAAACTGGTAACCGCCGGGACCTTCCATGCCGTAAATGCACATGTAGGCACCGCCGATGCCTACGGCGTTCTCCGGGGTCCACGTGCGGGCGGGGTTGTACTTGGTGGTGACCAGCCGGTGCCGGGGATCCAAGGGCGTGGCCACCGGCGCTCCGAGGTACACATCGCCCAGCCCCAGCACCAGGTACTCGGCGTTGAAGACGGTATCGAAGACGTCGTTGACGGAGTCCAAGCCGTTGATGCGGCGGATGAACTCGATGTTCCACGGGCACCACGGTGCGTCGTCACGGACACCGGCCATGTAGCGCTCGATTGCTTCGCGGGTAGCGGGGTCGTCCCAGGACAAGGGGAGGCGGACATTGCGGCTGGGCACCACCAGCTCCGAGCTTGCAGGAAGCGAAGCGTCCACCTCCCGCACCAGGCCCAACAGCGTGGAAGTGGGTAGGACCGACGGATCAGCCTTAATCTGCAAGGAACGGATGCCCGGGGTCAGATCCACGATTCCCCGGACCCTAAGACGTTCGAGTTCCTGGTGCAGGGCATGGACGCGTGCCCGCAGGCCGAGGTCGAGCACCATGTCCCCGTACTCCACCAGAAGGTTGTCATCACCGGAACGACGGAAGGTGACTGCAGGCCGTCCGTCGCCTTCCGGCACCCGGCCCAGCACGCCGTCGTCGCCGTCCCCGCGCAGCAGCCCGGTGGTGCCGGAAGCTGTGCCAGACACCGTGCCGGCGCTGAAGCCCGCATCGCCCGGCAGTATCAGCTGCCTCGCGGCGCCGAGTTCCTTTAAGGAAGGTGCCTCAACCGAGCGGATCGGCACGAAGCGGACCTTGTCCCCAGGACGGAGTTGCCCCAGCTTCCAGCGCTCGCCGGTCACAACGGTAACGGGGCAGACGAAGCCACCCAGGCTGGGACCATCCGGGCCCAGCAGAATGGGGGTATCGCCGGTGAAGTCCAAGGCGCCCACCGAGTAGGCGGTGTCGTGAATGTTGGAAGGGTGTAGTCCGGCCTCGCCGCCATCAGTGCGGGCCCACCGCGGCTTGGGCCCGATCAGGCGGACGCCCGTGCGGGCGGAGTTGAAGTGGACCTCGTACTCGGCGGCATAGAGTTCCTCAATGTCTTCGCGCTGGAAGAATTCCGGGGCGCCATGCGGTCCTTCCACCACTTTCAGCTCCCATTGCGACGTAAGCGCCGGGCGGCTCTCCGCGGGAACCGGGCCGGGGACTGTTTCAGGCAGGTGCCCGGTGACCGTGCGGAGCACATCGCTGGCGCGCAGCACACGGCCGCCGTGGCCGCCGAACTGGCCCAACGTGAACGTGGAAGCACTCCCGAGGTATTGGGGAACGTCCAGCCCGCCTTCAAAGAGGACGTAGCCCCTCAGCCCGGATCCGTCCGCGGAGCCCACATCCAGAAGGCCGCCTTCAGGGACGGTGATGGGCTCCCAAGTGGCGGCCGCGTTGCCATTGACCGTCACGGTAACGTCGGCGCCGGTGACGCACACCGTGGTGGCGTGAGTGAAGCGGAGCGCCGGCCCGGCCATGGTGAATTCCAGCCCGGGTGCGCCCTCCGGGTTACCCAGTGCGACGTTGCCCAGCCGGAACGACAAATCATCCATGGGACCACTGGGCGGAACGCCGATCTGCCACAGCCCGGTCCTGCCCGGCCAGTCCTGCACGCTGGTTTGGAGGCCGGGCCGTTCAACGGTGATCCGGGGCTCAGGATCGCCCACGGTGTTCAGGGTTCCAGTGGAATGTTCTGCTGCGCGGACTACTTCCATCCCCGCCACGGTACGCAGCATGCCCAAATTCGTTTCGATACCGTCGATCCGGGTCTCTGCCAGCGCAGCGGCCAGGGCGTCGAAGGCAGCGTCGCGGTTGGTACCGGACGTGATGACCTTGCCCAGCAGGGGATCGTAGCTGGTGGAGACTTCGCTGCCGGTCTCCACCCAGGCGTCAATGCGTACGACGTCGGAGGCCGGGTACTGCGCGTTGGTGACGGTTCCGGCGCTGGGTTGGAAATTCCGGGCGGGGTCTTCTGCGTAGATGCGGGCTTCCACGGCATGTCCTGAGACGGGCACGCTGTCCGGCACGCCCTGAAGCACGGGCTCCTGCTGGGCCAGATTC contains the following coding sequences:
- a CDS encoding cell wall metabolism sensor histidine kinase WalK — encoded protein: MQDTSVFMPLDDFFGNIGRRKAIVVCQLPLTLAMGLIILFVVLFSPETMADTAFQLMLVVHVLMFAACAALPWNRLPPWSFVLIPMTDFFVLGLTRELGGPVLSVVTLLMVFPVIWLAVSASATRLVLAILGPLGGIIASPYLLGHEVAQAELIRMIVVPVILAGFALTAHLVAGVVVRHRDVQREKDRELVRLHKATQDHQQLLDAVLETVNVGVWAMDAAGDDILTNHRFRTDRKAAQQLPGNNPFFAAEAHDVTELAESPAVLAMSGRSFTNKLIRVGSEERPMIFSVAARQFHDDAGRAKGSVLAFTDVTALVTALEAKDKFVATVSHELRTPLTSMLGYLQLMGDEPNPAFLKVIERNAHRLLTLINDLLLVASEDLEIRRKPANLSHLLDKATRIAEQEAVAKGIVINDRIEAGIEAEVDAGQFTRAVDQLLSNAIKFSPRGSEVTVALRKQEGGFICSISDQGIGMTTEEQEQAFTKFFRSDHAMKTAIPGAGLGLSISKAIVEAHGGQIDLVSSPGKGTTVTVNVSR
- the disA gene encoding DNA integrity scanning diadenylate cyclase DisA, which gives rise to MARSPEESLKATLARVAPGTPLRDGLERILRGRTGALIVLGYDRTIDSICSGGFDIGIDFSPTRLRELAKMDGAIICDKDASNIVRAAVQLVPDSSIETQESGTRHRTAERVAIQTGVPVISVSQSMQIIALYVNGLRHVLEGSEKVLARANQALATLERYSARLDQVTSSLSALEIEALVTVRDVAVTLQRQEMVRRISEEIAQYVLELGEDGRLLSLQVEELTMGRGPGSDVIIRDYSDPDATPEEIEEAVQALLNLGPTELIDLSRIAHIIGFAGGVEQLDAVVQPRGYRLLSGLKSVPKAVADRLVDYFGGLQNLMAATIDDLMTVDGIGDQRARTVREGLSRMAEASLLDRFL
- the atzF gene encoding allophanate hydrolase, whose amino-acid sequence is MTTSRGTTAERVLAALEAIDAVDRPEIWIHLRGRDELLAEAARIDAAAAAGEDLPLAGLLLAVKNNVHVAGLITTAACPGFGEAPAGDAVPVARLRAAGALVLGATNLDQFATGLVGTRSPYGAVRDSRRPDRISGGSSSGSAVAVALGLVDIAIGTDTAGSGRIPAALQGIVGIKPTLGVVSTEGVVPACRSWDTATIFARHLATAELAMGIMAGKGLAWPADVKLAAPPSPRVAYPAALPALPEAWVLEFEAQIERLRSTGVVAEPIELDVFLEAARLLYDGGLVAERYAAVGSFIDSVASEGVAATLDPTVAGIISAAGKVPAHRYVTDTATLEQLRTEAMQRLEGFDALVVPTAPFHPTLAEVAADPVGVNSRMGTYTNFCNLFDLSAVAVPAGTVTDEGGVSQFGLTVIAGAFEDGVAADIAGRIELTPEKPGLFAAGAAAPRSAAPVVPWPVAAGAAVVPLVVVGAHRKGQPLAAELERRGAFWDGRVVTAARYRMVALETTPPKPGVVRSDQGTALVAERWLLSEAGLGSFLAGLPEPMLLGSITLDDGSTAVGFACDSVAAEGARDISEYGDWIKYLEENAAAPGIQGLWQETRNALLTGLSRGQR
- the uca gene encoding urea carboxylase → MNRFHTLLIANRGEIACRIIESARKAGLRTVAVFSEADRGAKHVKLADEAVLLGPAPAKESYLKVEAILSAAAATGAGAIHPGYGFLSEDAAFAEAVEAAGLVFVGPTPEQLRIFGTKHTARDAAQRAGVPMIAGSGLLDDADQAVAAAATIGYPLMLKATGGGGGIGMAVCREEAELRDNYSRVARLASSSFGTAGVFAERYIEHARHVEVQVFGDGEGRVVSLGDRDCSLQRRHQKVLEEAPAPDLPEALREELHRSSRALCASVGYRSAGTVEFVYDPVRQEASFLEVNARLQVEHPVTEAITGVDLVEWMLNLAQQEPVLQGVPDSVPVSGHAVEARIYAEDPARNFQPSAGTVTNAQYPASDVVRIDAWVETGSEVSTSYDPLLGKVITSGTNRDAAFDALAAALAETRIDGIETNLGMLRTVAGMEVVRAAEHSTGTLNTVGDPEPRITVERPGLQTSVQDWPGRTGLWQIGVPPSGPMDDLSFRLGNVALGNPEGAPGLEFTMAGPALRFTHATTVCVTGADVTVTVNGNAAATWEPITVPEGGLLDVGSADGSGLRGYVLFEGGLDVPQYLGSASTFTLGQFGGHGGRVLRASDVLRTVTGHLPETVPGPVPAESRPALTSQWELKVVEGPHGAPEFFQREDIEELYAAEYEVHFNSARTGVRLIGPKPRWARTDGGEAGLHPSNIHDTAYSVGALDFTGDTPILLGPDGPSLGGFVCPVTVVTGERWKLGQLRPGDKVRFVPIRSVEAPSLKELGAARQLILPGDAGFSAGTVSGTASGTTGLLRGDGDDGVLGRVPEGDGRPAVTFRRSGDDNLLVEYGDMVLDLGLRARVHALHQELERLRVRGIVDLTPGIRSLQIKADPSVLPTSTLLGLVREVDASLPASSELVVPSRNVRLPLSWDDPATREAIERYMAGVRDDAPWCPWNIEFIRRINGLDSVNDVFDTVFNAEYLVLGLGDVYLGAPVATPLDPRHRLVTTKYNPARTWTPENAVGIGGAYMCIYGMEGPGGYQFVGRTTQVWSRYADAAPFEPGSPWLLRFFDRISWYPVSPEELLDLRADMAAGRGRGVEITEGTFSLAEHEDFLERNSVSIAEFRETQSAAFAVERQAWEEAGEFDRAEQAVSLAPPVDDVVIPDGGTLVTSPFAASVWKVDVEPGDVVTAGQSLVSLEAMKMETVIQAPVDGVVQQVLPTAGAQVVAGEALVVLEPVDIRERALVLEGSAS